The Fusobacterium necrophorum subsp. necrophorum genome includes the window TACGGCTTCTCGAATCGCTCTATCTGTAATTTCATGAAATTCTATTCGATTTTGTTCTCCTTTATCCAATTTTAAAGCGTTTGCAATATGCCAAGCTATCGCCTCTCCTTCACGATCCGGATCCGAAGCAAGATACACCTTATTTGCATTTTTTGCCTGCATTTTTAATTTTTTAACAACATCCCCTTTTCCTTTAATGGTAGAGTAAGAAGTTTTAAAATCGTTGTTTACATCCACTCCCATTTTTGTTTTTGGAAGATCACAAATATGTCCGAACGAAGCAGCTACCTCATAATTTTTTCCCAAAATTTTTTCAATGGTCTTTGCTTTCGCAGGAGATTCGACAATTACTAGATTTTTATTCGCCATAACAATTCGACACCTCATTTTATTTTCTTAAATTTCCCACCTGATATTGATTTTATCCATCCCTCTATTTCGAGTTCCATCAACTGAGAAAGCAATTCTTGTTTTGAACACAACAATTCTTTCTCCAATTCATCCAAACTTTTTTCTCGTAGCAAACTTGCCAGTATCTTCCGAGACAGAGAAGATACTTCCGGCATAATTTCCATCTCTACTTCTCTACTCCAACCGTAATCATATAGGATTTCTTCCATTTTTGCAAGTAACTTCGCCTGAGAATCACGAATCAACTGATTGCAACCTCTGGAACAAGGACTGTCAATGTCTCCAGGAATGGCATAGACGTCTCGATTTTCTTCCAGAGCAAGTTCCGCCGTAATTAAACTTCCTCCTCTTTCTTTGCTCTCCACTACAACCACAGCCTGTGACAATCCTGCGATAATTCGATTTCTTTCCGGAAAATTTTTTGGAAATGCTTTCATGCCTAAAGGATATTCGCTCACTAACAAGCCCTCCTTTGCAACTCGCTTCCAAAGATTTGTATTTTGTTTTGGGTAAATTTCATCCAAACCGGAACCCACAACGGCAATCGTTTTTCCTTTCAGATTCAAGGTCGCTTCTTGACAAATTGCATCGATCCCCAAAGCCAATCCGCTTACTGTAACAACATTCGCAGAGCATAAGGTACTTACAAGTTTTTGACAGCAGAGTTTTCCATAATCCGTTGCCGTTCTCGTTCCTACCACCGCTACTTTTCTTTCCGCCTGCAACAAACGAATATCTCCCATACAATACAAAGTTTTCGGAGGCTTACTAATCTCTTTCAACAATTCAGGATATGTTGCGTCCTCAATCTGAATTCGATACATAATTCCTCCCTTGTTTTCTATTTTGTTTTTAAATATGCCTGTGACATCATTTTTTTCATCAAATTGGAATTTGGATATTTAGAAGAGCCCTGTGCCAAAATTTGTTGTGCCTTCGAATAATCTCCCATTGCCATATAGGTATCTCCCAGTCCTAAATATCCATCTTCTCCTTGTGTCAGTGCAAGGTATTGTTGAAAATCCGAAATGGCTTCCGAATATTTTCCGCTATCTCGATAAGATAAGGCTCGACCTAAGTATGCCTCCCCAAATTCTGCATTCATCTGTAATACTTTTGTATATTCTTCAATCGCCTGACTGTGCCTTCCTAAAAAACGATCGGTCGTAGCCGCTCCAAATACATTTTTCATATCTGAAAAATCTGATTGAAAAACTGCATTTGCCTTCTCATATTGCTTCTGTATAAAAAGAGCGTTTCCTTTTTGAAAAACACTTGTAAATATTGGTACTTCCGATACTTTTTCGACAAACTCTTCCTTTCCCGGTATGACTTCTGTATCCTCTTTTCTTTCTTTCATTGGACCGGTATCTTCCATCATTTTTTCGGAAGAAATTTTATTTCCATTTACTCCAATCATTTCAATTTCCCGTATTTCTCCTGTCGCCCATAGGGAAAAAGACAGAAAAAGAAAAAAGAATAATCCTTTCACTCCCCTATTCCACCGTATTTTCATATTTCTTCTCCTTTACTTCCGCTGTTATCTTTCCATCCATCATTTGAATTTCAATTTCTTCATGAAGGCTTACTTCCTCTAAAGAACGTAATCTTTGACCTCCTTTTCGCAATACAGCATATCCTTTTTGTAAAACCTTCATAGGATTCAAATGAATCACAGTTTCCAAAGAAAGATGATATTTTTGCCTTTTTCTTTCCAAGAAAGCCTCCATACTTTTTTGTAATCGTTCTTCTCGATGTAAGAGTTCTCGTTTATAGTTTTCAATTTTTTTTGGGAAATGTTGCAAGACATATTCCTGCCTTCTCTTTTGTAAGTCCTGTTTTCTTTTCAAGAGATACTGCTTTCCCATGAATTGTAATCTATCATAACGAGATTGTATTTCTTTTTCATAGTAGCTTAGCTCCGGAACCGATAACTC containing:
- the dprA gene encoding DNA-processing protein DprA: MYRIQIEDATYPELLKEISKPPKTLYCMGDIRLLQAERKVAVVGTRTATDYGKLCCQKLVSTLCSANVVTVSGLALGIDAICQEATLNLKGKTIAVVGSGLDEIYPKQNTNLWKRVAKEGLLVSEYPLGMKAFPKNFPERNRIIAGLSQAVVVVESKERGGSLITAELALEENRDVYAIPGDIDSPCSRGCNQLIRDSQAKLLAKMEEILYDYGWSREVEMEIMPEVSSLSRKILASLLREKSLDELEKELLCSKQELLSQLMELEIEGWIKSISGGKFKKIK
- a CDS encoding tetratricopeptide repeat protein, with product MKIRWNRGVKGLFFFLFLSFSLWATGEIREIEMIGVNGNKISSEKMMEDTGPMKERKEDTEVIPGKEEFVEKVSEVPIFTSVFQKGNALFIQKQYEKANAVFQSDFSDMKNVFGAATTDRFLGRHSQAIEEYTKVLQMNAEFGEAYLGRALSYRDSGKYSEAISDFQQYLALTQGEDGYLGLGDTYMAMGDYSKAQQILAQGSSKYPNSNLMKKMMSQAYLKTK